The following are encoded in a window of Arvicanthis niloticus isolate mArvNil1 chromosome 1, mArvNil1.pat.X, whole genome shotgun sequence genomic DNA:
- the Ccdc90b gene encoding coiled-coil domain-containing protein 90B, mitochondrial isoform X2, protein MLCGYTGFGLGSLLSQANGRQKHPYGERTSLSESLCENQHAFRFPLLTRSSENMSRRWIWRFLRSDGSGILWTSTPHRRLSPALRRGFLTTTTRSGYDRRPVDITPLEQRKLTFDTHALVQDLETHGFDKTQAQTIVSVLCTLSNVSLDTIYKEMVTKAQQEITVQQLMAHLDSIRKDMVILEKSEFANLRAENEKMKIELDQVKQQLTNETSRIRADNKLDINLERSRVTDMFTDQEKQLMEATNEFAKKVRIHKPKVLFQRPVIKLTLKSLL, encoded by the exons ATGCTATGCGGCTACACTGGATTCGGTCTGGGAAGCTTGCTATCTCAAGCAAACGGACGCCAGAAG catccttatGGTGAGAGAACGTCATTGTCCGAAAGCCTGTGCGAGAATCAACACGCATTCCGCTTCCCCTTGCTGACCCGGAGCTCCGAGAATATGAGCCGCCGCTGGATTTGGCGGTTCCTGCGCTCTGACGGCAGCGGAATCCTCTGGACTTCAACTCCCCATAGGCGACTGTCACCCGCCCTGCGGAGAG gcTTCTTGACCACCACAACTAGGTCGGGTTATGATAGAAGACCAGTGGACATAACTCCtttagaacaaagaaaattaactttTGATACCCATGCATTGGTGCAGGACTTGGAAACTCACG GATTTGACAAAACACAAGCACAGACAATTGTATCAGTACTATGTACGTTATCAAATGTCAGCCTGGATACTATCTACAAGGAGATGGTGACTAAAGCTCAACAG GAAATAACAGTCCAGCAGCTAATGGCTCATTTGGATTCCATCAGAAAAGACATGGTCATCCTAGAGAAAAGTGAATTTGCAAATCTGAGAGCAGAGAATGAG aaaatgaaaattgaacTAGATCAAGTTAAGCAGCAGCTGACT AATGAAACCAGTCGAATCAGAGCGGACAATAAGCTGGACATCAACCTGGAAAGGAGCAGAGTGACAGACATG TTCACAGATCaagaaaagcaacttatggaagcAACCAATGAATTTGCCAAAAAGGTAAG GATACACAAACCAAAAGTATTATTTCAGAGACCAGTAATAAAATTGACACTGAAATCGCTTCTTTAA
- the Ccdc90b gene encoding coiled-coil domain-containing protein 90B, mitochondrial isoform X1, protein MLCGYTGFGLGSLLSQANGRQKHPYGERTSLSESLCENQHAFRFPLLTRSSENMSRRWIWRFLRSDGSGILWTSTPHRRLSPALRRGFLTTTTRSGYDRRPVDITPLEQRKLTFDTHALVQDLETHGFDKTQAQTIVSVLCTLSNVSLDTIYKEMVTKAQQEITVQQLMAHLDSIRKDMVILEKSEFANLRAENEKMKIELDQVKQQLTNETSRIRADNKLDINLERSRVTDMFTDQEKQLMEATNEFAKKDTQTKSIISETSNKIDTEIASLKTLMESSKLETIRYLAASVFTCLAIALGFYRFWKEN, encoded by the exons ATGCTATGCGGCTACACTGGATTCGGTCTGGGAAGCTTGCTATCTCAAGCAAACGGACGCCAGAAG catccttatGGTGAGAGAACGTCATTGTCCGAAAGCCTGTGCGAGAATCAACACGCATTCCGCTTCCCCTTGCTGACCCGGAGCTCCGAGAATATGAGCCGCCGCTGGATTTGGCGGTTCCTGCGCTCTGACGGCAGCGGAATCCTCTGGACTTCAACTCCCCATAGGCGACTGTCACCCGCCCTGCGGAGAG gcTTCTTGACCACCACAACTAGGTCGGGTTATGATAGAAGACCAGTGGACATAACTCCtttagaacaaagaaaattaactttTGATACCCATGCATTGGTGCAGGACTTGGAAACTCACG GATTTGACAAAACACAAGCACAGACAATTGTATCAGTACTATGTACGTTATCAAATGTCAGCCTGGATACTATCTACAAGGAGATGGTGACTAAAGCTCAACAG GAAATAACAGTCCAGCAGCTAATGGCTCATTTGGATTCCATCAGAAAAGACATGGTCATCCTAGAGAAAAGTGAATTTGCAAATCTGAGAGCAGAGAATGAG aaaatgaaaattgaacTAGATCAAGTTAAGCAGCAGCTGACT AATGAAACCAGTCGAATCAGAGCGGACAATAAGCTGGACATCAACCTGGAAAGGAGCAGAGTGACAGACATG TTCACAGATCaagaaaagcaacttatggaagcAACCAATGAATTTGCCAAAAAG GATACACAAACCAAAAGTATTATTTCAGAGACCAGTAATAAAATTGACACTGAAATCGCTTCTTTAAAAACACTGATGGAGTCGAGCAAGCTTGAGACAATTCGTTATCTTGCAG CCTCGGTGTTCACTTGCTTGGCGATAGCATTGGGGTTTTATAGGTTCTGGAAGGAGAACTGA
- the Ccdc90b gene encoding coiled-coil domain-containing protein 90B, mitochondrial isoform X3, producing the protein MVTKAQQEITVQQLMAHLDSIRKDMVILEKSEFANLRAENEKMKIELDQVKQQLTNETSRIRADNKLDINLERSRVTDMFTDQEKQLMEATNEFAKKDTQTKSIISETSNKIDTEIASLKTLMESSKLETIRYLAASVFTCLAIALGFYRFWKEN; encoded by the exons ATGGTGACTAAAGCTCAACAG GAAATAACAGTCCAGCAGCTAATGGCTCATTTGGATTCCATCAGAAAAGACATGGTCATCCTAGAGAAAAGTGAATTTGCAAATCTGAGAGCAGAGAATGAG aaaatgaaaattgaacTAGATCAAGTTAAGCAGCAGCTGACT AATGAAACCAGTCGAATCAGAGCGGACAATAAGCTGGACATCAACCTGGAAAGGAGCAGAGTGACAGACATG TTCACAGATCaagaaaagcaacttatggaagcAACCAATGAATTTGCCAAAAAG GATACACAAACCAAAAGTATTATTTCAGAGACCAGTAATAAAATTGACACTGAAATCGCTTCTTTAAAAACACTGATGGAGTCGAGCAAGCTTGAGACAATTCGTTATCTTGCAG CCTCGGTGTTCACTTGCTTGGCGATAGCATTGGGGTTTTATAGGTTCTGGAAGGAGAACTGA
- the Ankrd42 gene encoding ankyrin repeat domain-containing protein 42 isoform X3 yields the protein MEGHLHCFKFLLSRMNSAAQALKAFNDNGENVLDLAQRFLKQNIVQFIQGAKYEGNHLDDQDDIAFPGHVAAFKGDLEMLKKLIGDGVINLNERDDNGSTPMHKAAGQGHIDCLQWLVDMGADSNITNKAGERPSDVAKRFAHLAAVKLLEGLQKYDIDDTESDKDHINFFLRHGVEGSTDAKDDLCLSESDKANARMRAHKKIVELRQLLEIAESNFKHLGGITEEDLKQKKEQQESKKTIKELQGQLAYERLRREKLECQLDEYRVEVDQLKEALEKIQVPSVVAMEDDLCESSKEKRRVKKKVSPGGVIVRRY from the exons ATGGAAGGCCACCTACATTGTTTTAAGTTCCTACTGAGTAGAATGAACAGTGCAGCACAAGCCTTAAAAGCCTTCAATGATAATGGAGAAAATGTATTGGACCTGGCCCAGcggtttttgaaacagaatattGTACAGTTTATTCAGGGGGCTAAGTATGAAGGAAACCATCTAGATGATCAGGATG ATATAGCCTTTCCAGGTCATGTGGCTGCCTTTAAGGGTGATTTAGAAATGCTTAAGAAACTGATAGGAGATGGGGTAATCAATCTGAATGAACGTGATGATAATGGATCAACGCCCATGCATAAAG ctgcTGGACAGGGCCACATAGATTGTTTGCAGTGGTTAGTTGACATGGGAGCTGACAGCAATATTACTAACAAAGCAGGAGAGAGACCCAGCGATGTGGCTAAGAG ATTCGCTCATTTGGCTGCAGTGAAACTCTTGGAGGGGCTACAGAAATATGACATAGATGACACTGAAAGTGATAAAGatcatataaatttttttttaaggcacgGTGTTGAAGGAAGCACTGATGCCAAGGATGACTTATGTTTGAGTGAATCCGACAAAGCAAATGCCAGAA TGAGAGCTCATAAGAAGATTGTAGAATTGAGACAACTTCTGGAAATCGCTGAGAGCAACTTTAAACATTTGGGTGGGATAACAGAAGAGGAtctaaagcagaagaaagaacagcaggAGTCTAAGAA GACCATCAAAGAGCTGCAGGGCCAGCTGGCCTATGAGCGACTCCGCAGGGAAAAGTTGGAGTGTCAACTGGATGAATATCGAGTGGAAGTGGATCAACTCAAGGAAGCACTGGAGAAAATCCAGGTCCCCAGTGTTGTAGCTATG GAAGATGACTTGTGTGAGTCTAGCAAAGAGAAGCGGCGAGTCAAAAAAAAAGTGTCTCCTGGGGGCGTGATTGTGAGAAGGTACTGA